A stretch of DNA from Bacteroidota bacterium:
CAAACGGTTATGAAATATGTGGACCTTGCCGTGGAAATGAACTGGCCTTACCTGCTTATTGACTGGGAATGGGATCAAATGACTAATGGCGGGAATATAACCGATGCGGTGAATTATGCAAAAAGCAAAGGGATTAAGCCGATGATGTGGTACAATTCCGGCACCAGCTGGCTCGGTCCCACACCAAACGACCGTTTGCTGACGTCCGAAAAACGGGCAAAAGAATTCGCGTGGCTCAATCAAATTGGAGTTTACGGGATCAAGGTTGATTTTTTTGCCGGCGACCAGCAGGATATGATGAAATATTATATCGACATTTTGAAAGATGCTGCGAAATATCATTTAATGGTAAATTTTCACGGGGCTACCGTTCCTAGGGGCTGGGCACGTACATATCCTAACCTGATGTCAATGGAAGCCATATATGGCGCGGAATGGTACAACAATGGTCCTGTATTAACTGATAAAGCAGCGGTTCATAATACCACACTTCCCTTTACGCGCAATGTGGTTGGCTCTATGGACTATACCCCGGTTACGTTT
This window harbors:
- a CDS encoding glycoside hydrolase family 97 catalytic domain-containing protein, with the translated sequence QTVMKYVDLAVEMNWPYLLIDWEWDQMTNGGNITDAVNYAKSKGIKPMMWYNSGTSWLGPTPNDRLLTSEKRAKEFAWLNQIGVYGIKVDFFAGDQQDMMKYYIDILKDAAKYHLMVNFHGATVPRGWARTYPNLMSMEAIYGAEWYNNGPVLTDKAAVHNTTLPFTRNVVGSMDYTPVTFSNSQYPHITSYGHELALSVVFESGLQHFADRPSAYEALPPEPKEFLRQIPVAWDDTKLIDGYPGEKVVIARKKDDKWYVGGLNGKDQPQTLIISFDFLDKGTYNLQIIKDGKDNKSFSSETIKIHKGDKVKVDCLPRGGFAGVVKRK